The sequence below is a genomic window from Halomonas halophila.
AGGTGACGCTCTCCGTCGAGAAGGAACGCCAACAGGCCGCCTGCACGCTGCACGCCGCCGGTGCCGATCTGCACGCCGAAGCGATGGACGCCGACATGTACGCCGCCATCGACGCCCTTGCCGACAAGCTGGACCGCCAGCTCGTCAAGCACAAGGAAAAGACTCAGGCCCGCGCCCAGGGCGCCGCAAGCGTCCGCTGAGTCATGTCACT
It includes:
- the hpf gene encoding ribosome hibernation-promoting factor, HPF/YfiA family; this translates as MQVNLTGHHVELTEPLRDYVQEKLSRLERHYDNITTVQVTLSVEKERQQAACTLHAAGADLHAEAMDADMYAAIDALADKLDRQLVKHKEKTQARAQGAASVR